A window of Candidatus Scalindua japonica genomic DNA:
CATAATATGCTGGGCCTGAGACGCGCGGAAGACGAAGGTGTGATTACTTTTACAATTGAAGTACCTGATGAAGAGATTCTCGCAAAACTGAAAAACAGTATATTAGGAGATAAAAAGAACCAGTCAGCGGAAATAGTGTCAGAGGCAATTGAAGACTCATATAGTCGGTTGATGAAAACATCAATAATTTCGAGAATCCGCCTTGAAAACAAAGACAAAGCGGATGAGGAAGCGATAGAGACCTTTGCTTCAAATCTAAACAATTTACTTCTGGCCCCTCCTGGTGGTGGATGTCCTATTGTAGGAATCGATCCTGGCTTTCGCACAGGTTGTAAAATTGTAGCACTGGATAATACCGGAAAACTCCTTGATGACGCCGTAATCTATCCCACTGAACCAAGAAATGATTTTAAAGGTTCTGCCAGAATACTATATGACTGGTTTAACAGATATAAAATAGAGTTAGTAGCCATTGGTAATGGTACCGGATCACGGGAAACAGGCAAATTTGTACACTGGGCGCTGGCCCAGGATGAAGCAACGGAATTTAAAGGAAAGATAAAAGTCGTAATAGTTAATGAATCAGGGGCATCTATCTATTCCGCATCTGAAGTTGCCGCAAGGGAATTTCCGGACAAAGATATTACTGTCCGTGGAGCGGTGAGTATCGCGCGCAGGCTGCAAGACCCACTGGCAGAGCTGGTAAAGATCGATCCGAAATCTATTGGTGTAGGCCAATATCAACATGATGTTCAGCAGAAAAAACTTAAAAAAAAGCTGGATGATGTCGTCGAAGACTGTGTCAATTATGTAGGTGTAGACGTTAATACCGCTTCGAAGGAGCTACTCTCCTATGTCGCCGGTATCAGCAGCAGTCTGGCTGAAAATATTGTGAGCTACCGCAACCAGAACGGACTTTTCTCCAGTAGGGACCAGTTTCTAAAAGTCAAAAAACTGGGTCCAAAAGCATTTGAACAGTGCGCCGGTTTCATGCGTATCCGCAACTCTGCGAATCTATTGGACAATTCGGCGGTACACCCGGAGAGTTATTATATTGTAGACATGTTTGCTGAAAATCTTCAGGAAAAGCCGAGTAAAATAATTGGTTGTGAAGAGCTGATTGACAAACTTGATCCTCACCTGTTTGTCAGTGCAAAAGCCGGACTTCCCACAATAACTGATATTCTGGAAGAGCTTAAAAAACCGGGACGTGATCCACGTAAACTATTTATTACTGCTGCCTTTGATGAATCAATTAATGAAATAGAAGATCTGGAACCGGATATGATACTGGAGGGTAGTGTAACCAACGTA
This region includes:
- a CDS encoding Tex family protein, which encodes MNNTHIIADELNLPKPIVIKVLSLFAEGNTVPFVARYRKEITGGLDEVALRNIEERNTYLGELVERKETVIKTIIDQDKMSPELEKTINDCLSKTELEEIYLPYKPKRRTRATIAREKGLEPLAMKILEIDDGFDPVNSAIEGMDSFKNIESVEDALAGAGDIISEIISENSDYRNIVYTYMHDAGHYVSKVKKEYKEKNTKYNMYYDYHHTVNSISSHNMLGLRRAEDEGVITFTIEVPDEEILAKLKNSILGDKKNQSAEIVSEAIEDSYSRLMKTSIISRIRLENKDKADEEAIETFASNLNNLLLAPPGGGCPIVGIDPGFRTGCKIVALDNTGKLLDDAVIYPTEPRNDFKGSARILYDWFNRYKIELVAIGNGTGSRETGKFVHWALAQDEATEFKGKIKVVIVNESGASIYSASEVAAREFPDKDITVRGAVSIARRLQDPLAELVKIDPKSIGVGQYQHDVQQKKLKKKLDDVVEDCVNYVGVDVNTASKELLSYVAGISSSLAENIVSYRNQNGLFSSRDQFLKVKKLGPKAFEQCAGFMRIRNSANLLDNSAVHPESYYIVDMFAENLQEKPSKIIGCEELIDKLDPHLFVSAKAGLPTITDILEELKKPGRDPRKLFITAAFDESINEIEDLEPDMILEGSVTNVANFGAFVDIGVHQDGLVHISEISNKFVKDIKGHVSVGDIVKVKVLEVDVDRKRISLSMKHLSR